The Amycolatopsis endophytica genome includes the window CCGGCAGACTCCGGGATGACGGAAGAGCAGTCCGGGCTCACCGTGGCGAGGTGGTCGCTGTGTGATCATCCAGCTCCGGGCGCCCGGACACACCGCTCAATCCTGCGCCGGTGGTGGCGGCGTCGACTGTGAGTAGACCGTGTAGCGCGACGCGGACCACGCGGGTGCCCCCGCCACCGGTTCCAGTCGCACCTGCACCGCGCTCTGGCCCGCGGTCGCCGAGGCGGGGATGTCGAAGCTGTCCTCCAGCCACCGCGAATGCGTGTTGCCCAGCGGCTGGTACCACTCGCCGACGGGCCGGTCGTTGACGAACACTCGCGCGTGCTGGAATGCCTGGGCCTGGTCGGACACACGGTGCAACCGCAGTCCCCCGTTGGCCTGGTCGACGCGGGCGGTGAACGTCACCGGCTGGGTGGTGGACGTCGTCGTGCCGGTGACCGGTGTCGTGTCCCGCTTGCCTTCGAAGGTCGACGTCAGCTGCTCCCGGGTGTCGCCCGGCGCGGTGTAGCCGTGCTGGGACCGGCTCGTGTCATCGCCGACGTCGACCACGTCGCTCTGACTCAGCGACGGTGTGTCCTGTCCGTACCAGTAGGCGGTCGAGCTGTAGTCGGCAGGCATCGAGTTGCGGTCGCCGTGCTCGATGTCGAACTCGATGCCGTTGCCGAACGGCACCCCGTCGCCGATCATCAGCCGGTAGGCGTTGAGACAGACGTACTGGCAGCCGTCGGTGGCGTCCTCGCGGCTGACGAGCCCGGCCTGCGGCATCGCGTACGGCACGCCCTCGACGCCGCTGTCGCGCCCGTCCTGGAAGTACCAGCCGGACTCGTAGAAGTCCTCCGATCCGGTGCCGTGGATCGCCGGGCTGGCCGAGCCGTCGGCGTACATCCGCTCGTCGCCTTCGAGGTAGTTCAGCTGGTTCTGGCCCGGTGGGATGCCGCCGCGCATGCTGGTCGTGACCCCGTAGAACACACCCCGGCCGCGTGAGGTCAGGAAGTTCCAGTCCTGGCCGGGCACCGTGCCGCCGCGGTGCTGCGTCGCGTGGAAGTAGCCGAGCGAGCCGTCCTGGAGTCCGGCCGCCACCGACGAGTCCCCGGCGGTCGTCACCTCCAGGCTGCCGCCCGCGACCGGCACACCCGAGTTGTTGACCAGCTCGACCACGGCGCTGCCCCCGTACGGCATCGGCCACCAGCTGGTGAACGCGCCGTTCTCGGTGGTGTCGATGGCGTGCAGCAGGGTCCGGGAGGCGTACTTGCCCAGCCCGGAGCCGAAGAACTCGCCGACCGGCGCGTCGACCGTCGTCTGGCCGTCGAAGGTCAGCCGCAACCGCAGGCCCTCCAGCACGGACTCGGACGCCTCGGCACGGCCGGGGTCGGCGGCGTAGCGGAAGTACCGCAGGCCCGACCACCGCTGACCGTCCACTTTGTACCCATGGACGGCCTCGTCGCTCACGTGGTTGTGGCCGACGTCGAGCACGTCGGTGCGCACCCACTGCCCGCGGACCAAGCTGTGCACCTCGTAGCGGAACTCGTTGACGTCCTCGGCCGACGACACGAACCGGGTCGCGACCTGCAGCTGGGACCTGTTCCTGGTCAGGTCCGCCGGCACCTCGATGGTCTGGTCCAGCCAGCCACCGTCGGCCCGGGCGGGCCCGCTGTAGAACTGGCCGGCGGGCTGACCGCCGACGAGGAGGTCCGCCCGTTGTTCCCCGATTCCCGCGTCGACGCGACGCGTGATGCGCACACCCTCGTTGTCCGGGGCGACGGTCGCGTTGAACGAGCTGCCGCCCGCGCCGTACGCCCGTCCGTCGTCGGAGAGACCCGGCGCGGCGATGACCTGCGGAAGCCGGAGGCCGAGCTGCGTGATCCGCCGGGAGCCGGACGCGAGCGGAACCGACACCGCAGCCCCCGGAGCGACGTCGACCGGCGCCGACTGGGCCCGCGCGCTCGTCACGGCCGGTTTCGGATCCCGCACGCCGTAGCCGCGCAGCCGCTGGATGACGTCGGTGGCCCTGTCGCCGGGGTTGAAGGTCCGGACACCGTTGGCGTCGGCGAACTGGCGGTAGGTGACGTGGTAGAAGTGCGGGTTGTTCTGGGTGGTGATCCGCATGGAGCGCGTGTACGGCATCGGCACCTTGATCACCGAGCCACCCATGGTGTCGGCCGAGTTCCCGACGAGGGGCCAGACGAACGGCGCACCCTGGGAGCCGTTGACGATGTCCTGCAACGATCCCTGCAACACGACGCGACCGTCCAGCTCGATCGTGATCCGGCCGATGGACGCGACGGACGTCGACTCGTAGGTGAACCAGATCGACGAGATCTCTCCCGCGCCACGGGCGTCGGCGAGCAGACAGTCACCGTTGGGTTCTTCCCTGAGACACGAGTACGTTCCGACGAAACCGTCGTCGTTGTGTCCGGTGCGGTCGAAGCTGGAGAACTGTTTCACCTGCTCACCGGGCCGCAGGCGCGCCAGCCCGTCGATCGAGCGGTAGGTGTCCCAGCCGACGGGCCCTTTATCACCGGACGCCGGTGCCGGCGCGGCCCCAGCCGGCACCCCGACGACCAACGCGAGGACGAGCCCCACCACGACGAGCACCGAGCGGTTTTTGGGCGCGCTCAAGGAAGTTACGGGCACAGTGGGGACCCCCAGCCTGGACGGACCGCCCTCGCGCTCGCACGCGAGAAATCGATTACTCAACTTAGCGCCAGGTGACGCGATGTGTCTTGCGCCACATGGGTGGTTACGGATCAGACACTGAGGGTTATTACCGGGAAGGAGTGTCTGAAACGGACACTTTCGAGGGAAACGGGCCGAAACGGAGCACCAGCGGCGGTTTTCGGCGAGCCGCGCGGCGCGTGCCCCATGCCCGGAGCTGGGTGGTCATCCCGGAGTCTGCCGGTCTTGATCTTTGAACCCCGCCTTTGGCAGGCGAGCCGCTGGGCACGTGGGCTACCGGTAGTCGGTCGGCTTGAGTTCGACCTCCCCCGCCCCTCCTTGCGGACGGTGTCAGTCGCAGAGGATGAGGGGCGGGGGAGCTCCGGGCACGTCGCGGTTCGGCCTACATTGCCGGACGCCGGAGGTCCGGGCCGTTCCTGGCTCGGCTTACGTTGCCGGACGCCGGAGGCCCGAGCCAGTCGCGACTCGGCCTACATGCCGGGCGGCGGGTGGTGCGGCGGGCTCAGCGTCCGTTCCCGGGCGCCGAGTCCCGGAACGGCAAACACGCCAGCCGGAACGGCAAACACGGCGCCCGGAAGAGCAAACACGGCAGCGGGAGCGGCAAACACGCGCGTGTTTGCCGCTGCGGGCGGTGTGTTGGCTGCTCAGGCGTCTTGGCGCAGGCGTTGGCTGATCACCTTCGTGATGCCGTCTCCCTGCATGCTCACCCCGTACAGGGCGTCCGCGATCTCCATCGTCGGCTTCTGGTGGGTGATGATGATCAGCTGGCTGGACTCGCGCAGCTGCTCCAGCAAACCAATGAGTCGCCGCATGTTGGTGTCGTCCAACGCGGCCTCGACCTCGTCCATCACGTAGAACGGTGAGGGCCTCGCGCGGAAGATCGCGACCAGCATCGCGACCGCCACCAGGGACTTTTCGCCACCGGACAACAGTGACAGGCGCTTGACCTTCTTGCCGGGCGGGCGCGCCTCGACGTCGACGCCCGTCGCCAGCATGTCGTCCGGCTCCGTCAGGATCATCCGGCCCTCGCCGCCGGGGAAGAGCACCGAGAACACCGTCTCGAACTCGCGGGCGACGTCGGTGTAGGCGGAGGTGAAGACCTCGAGGATCTTGTCGTCCACCTCCTTGATCACCGTCAGCAGGTCCTTGCGCGTGGCCTTCAAGTCTTCCAGCTGGGTGGACAGGAACTTGTACCGTTCCTCCAGCGCGGCGAACTCCTCCAGGGCCAGCGGGTTGACCTTGCCCAGCGTCGACAGGTCACGTTCGGCCCGCTTGGCCCGCCGCTCCTGCGTCGAGCGGTCGTACGGGATCGACGGCGGTGCGCTGACCTGCTCGCCGTTGGCCTTCGCCTCTTCGTACTCGGCCACCTCGGCCGGGCTCGGCGGCACCGGGACGTCCGGACCGTACTCGGCGACCAGGTCTTCCAGGCCGATGCCGAAGTCCTCGGCGATCTTGGTTTCCAGCTGCTCCAACCGTAGCCGCTGCTCGGCACGCAGCACCTCGTCCCGGTGCACCGCGTCGGTCAGCTTCTCCAGCTCGTGCGTCAGCTCGCGGACCCGGTTGCGCACCTGCGACAGCGCGCCCTCCCGCTGCTGCCGCACGGCCTGGGCCTCGTCGCGCTCGGCGGCCGCCCGCTGCACGGACAGTTCGATGCGTTCCAGCGCCAGCTCACCGGCATCCACGACGGCGGCGGCGATCCCGGCGCCACGGGCGCGGGCGGCACGGGCTTTCTCGGCGCGCTCACGTGCGGCGCGTTCGGCGTGGGCGGCCCGGCGCAGCGACTCGGCCCGGCCGGCGATGCTGCGGGCACGCTCCTCGGAGGTCCGCAGCGCCAGCCGCGACTCGACCTCCTCCTGACGCACCGACGAAAGCTTCTCGGCAGCCTCGTCGCGGGCGCTGGTGTCCGGGTCCTCGTCCACCGGCTGCTCGGCGACCGCGGCCAGCCGCTCCTCCAGCTCGGCGAGAGTGGTCAGCGCCTGCTCGCGGCTGGCCTCGACCTTCGCGCGCTGGTCCCGGAACCGCGTCACCTCCGCCTCGGCCGACCGCGCGGCCTGCTGCAACCGGTTGAGCCGCTCCGACGACCGCGCCTTGCGGACCTTGGCCTCCGAGAGTCCTTCCTTGGCCTGCGCGACCTCCTCGCGACGAGCCTGCTGCTCGGCGCGGGCGCCCTCCAGTTCGGCGGTCGTCTGCTCCAGCCGCCGCTCGGCCGCGATCAGCCGGTCCTGCGCCTCGTCGACCGCGGCCTGCACCTCGATGACGCTTTCGCTGCGGCCCGAGCCGCCGACCGCCCAGTGCGAACCGAACACATCGCCCTCGGCGGTGACCGCGCTGACCTCCGGATGCGCCGCGACCAGCCGCTGCGCCGTCTCCAGGCTGTCCACGACCGCCATCCGGTCCAACGCCCGCGCCACCGCCGGACGCAGGGGCCCGGGCGCGGTCACGACGTCGCGCGCCCAGCGGGCGCCGTCGGGCAGCGCGGGCCACGACGCGGTGTCCACTGTGTACGAAGCGCCGCCGAGCAGCACCCCGGCGCGTCCGGAATCGTTGTCCTTCAAGAATTTCAGCGCCGCGATCGCCTGATCGCCACCCTCGACCGCGACGGCGTCGGCGACCGGGCCCAGCGCGGCGGCCAGCGCGACCTCATGCCCTGGCTCCACGGACAGCAGTGCCGCGACCGAACCGAGCAGGCCCGGTACCTGATCGCTCGCGCCGA containing:
- a CDS encoding glycoside hydrolase family 172 protein, whose protein sequence is MSAPKNRSVLVVVGLVLALVVGVPAGAAPAPASGDKGPVGWDTYRSIDGLARLRPGEQVKQFSSFDRTGHNDDGFVGTYSCLREEPNGDCLLADARGAGEISSIWFTYESTSVASIGRITIELDGRVVLQGSLQDIVNGSQGAPFVWPLVGNSADTMGGSVIKVPMPYTRSMRITTQNNPHFYHVTYRQFADANGVRTFNPGDRATDVIQRLRGYGVRDPKPAVTSARAQSAPVDVAPGAAVSVPLASGSRRITQLGLRLPQVIAAPGLSDDGRAYGAGGSSFNATVAPDNEGVRITRRVDAGIGEQRADLLVGGQPAGQFYSGPARADGGWLDQTIEVPADLTRNRSQLQVATRFVSSAEDVNEFRYEVHSLVRGQWVRTDVLDVGHNHVSDEAVHGYKVDGQRWSGLRYFRYAADPGRAEASESVLEGLRLRLTFDGQTTVDAPVGEFFGSGLGKYASRTLLHAIDTTENGAFTSWWPMPYGGSAVVELVNNSGVPVAGGSLEVTTAGDSSVAAGLQDGSLGYFHATQHRGGTVPGQDWNFLTSRGRGVFYGVTTSMRGGIPPGQNQLNYLEGDERMYADGSASPAIHGTGSEDFYESGWYFQDGRDSGVEGVPYAMPQAGLVSREDATDGCQYVCLNAYRLMIGDGVPFGNGIEFDIEHGDRNSMPADYSSTAYWYGQDTPSLSQSDVVDVGDDTSRSQHGYTAPGDTREQLTSTFEGKRDTTPVTGTTTSTTQPVTFTARVDQANGGLRLHRVSDQAQAFQHARVFVNDRPVGEWYQPLGNTHSRWLEDSFDIPASATAGQSAVQVRLEPVAGAPAWSASRYTVYSQSTPPPPAQD
- the smc gene encoding chromosome segregation protein SMC — translated: MHLKSLTLKGFKSFASATTLRFEPGITCVVGPNGSGKSNVLDALRWVMGTQGAKDLRGGKMEDVIFAGTSGRAPLGRAEVTLTIDNADGALPIEYSEVSITRRMFRDGASEYEINGNSCRLLDIQELLSDSGIGREMHVIVGQGQLSQILESKPEERRAFIEEAAGVLKHRKRKEKALRKLTAMQANLDRLNDLTAELRRQLKPLGKQAEIARKAQSVQAELRDARLRLLADDLVTQREAIAREEADENAARARRAEVEQALELAGAEEAQLEAMVAEDAPRLNAAQDTWFKLSALGERLRGTVRLAVERQRHLSADIETSTGGRDPEELLEEAEQVAEREAELNEAVMIARETLAEAVLRREELEHEVQAAEKAHMAAVRAIADRREGLAKLTGQVEALRSKNSATSDEIDRLTASIDEAAARAEIAVEELEEARAEGGVEESDDADLQDRHDRAVQANQAAKARVEELVKAERQADREIASEKARADALSMGLRRKDGAGALLGASDQVPGLLGSVAALLSVEPGHEVALAAALGPVADAVAVEGGDQAIAALKFLKDNDSGRAGVLLGGASYTVDTASWPALPDGARWARDVVTAPGPLRPAVARALDRMAVVDSLETAQRLVAAHPEVSAVTAEGDVFGSHWAVGGSGRSESVIEVQAAVDEAQDRLIAAERRLEQTTAELEGARAEQQARREEVAQAKEGLSEAKVRKARSSERLNRLQQAARSAEAEVTRFRDQRAKVEASREQALTTLAELEERLAAVAEQPVDEDPDTSARDEAAEKLSSVRQEEVESRLALRTSEERARSIAGRAESLRRAAHAERAARERAEKARAARARGAGIAAAVVDAGELALERIELSVQRAAAERDEAQAVRQQREGALSQVRNRVRELTHELEKLTDAVHRDEVLRAEQRLRLEQLETKIAEDFGIGLEDLVAEYGPDVPVPPSPAEVAEYEEAKANGEQVSAPPSIPYDRSTQERRAKRAERDLSTLGKVNPLALEEFAALEERYKFLSTQLEDLKATRKDLLTVIKEVDDKILEVFTSAYTDVAREFETVFSVLFPGGEGRMILTEPDDMLATGVDVEARPPGKKVKRLSLLSGGEKSLVAVAMLVAIFRARPSPFYVMDEVEAALDDTNMRRLIGLLEQLRESSQLIIITHQKPTMEIADALYGVSMQGDGITKVISQRLRQDA